Proteins from one Rhizoctonia solani chromosome 5, complete sequence genomic window:
- a CDS encoding Reverse transcriptase, which translates to MFAPVVRLDSICTLTSLANQNDWDIQQLNVTLAYLHANVKEELYMRQIPYFDNRSSNVLCLCQSLYSLKQAGRMWNYACVYHWIMDISSKLYVLIVAVHVNDSIIITTPNNTNFVVSKLLCKFEMRNLGPIRHFSGIHFKWYRQQGLKDAYPANTPMSPNVQLTQYDGIKLKFPYGIFVAQYTTCYGPAHMMAIKQVIRYLKGTLFLGLSYKQLEAEVGFREVGYSDANWGSNLLDRKSISGNVYLLGGAAVSWSAKKQPTVALATMEAEYMALSHACTQAIWFCQFFQELYYPADAPTLILSDNLAALTLSVESQFHGRSKHIDIRHHFMRDTIEKRMISTLYVPSNENLADALTKALPAPQFNYLTNAIMGEQVFEGPEEEEAD; encoded by the exons ATGTTTGCTCCAGTGGTACGTTTAGATTCTATCTGTACACTCACATCACTTGCCAATCAAAATGATTGGGACATCCAACAGCTCAATGTTACATTGGCGTACTTACATGCCAATGTCAAAGAAGAGCTTTACATGCGTCAAATACCATACTTTGACAACAGATCCAGCAATGTTCTGTGCCTATGCCAATCACTATACAGCCTTAAACAAGCCGGACGCATGTGGAATT ACGCTTGTGTGTACCATTGGATCATGGATATATCCAGCAAACTCTACGTATTGATTGTTGCCGTCCATGTCAATGACTCAATCATTATTACAACCCCCAACAACACCAACTTTGTAGTATCCAAATTACTTTGCAAATTTGAGATGCGCAACCTTGGACCCATACGGCATTTTTCAGGTATACATTTCAAATGGTATAGACAACAAG GCCTTAAAGATGCATACCCAGCCAATACTCCAATGAGTCCGAATGTGCAACTTACACAATATGATGGAATTAAGCTGAAATTCCCATACGGCATATTTGTTG CTCAATACACAACATGCTATGGTCCCGCTCACATGATGGCAATCAAACAAGTTATACGTTACCTTAAAGGAACATTGTTCCTTGGGCTATCATATAAGCAATTGGAGGCTGAAGTTGGATTCAGAGAAGTCGGCTACTCTGATGCCAATTGGGGAAGTAACTTACTTGACCGTAAGTCTATTTCCGGCAATGTATACTTATTGGGCGGAGCCGCCGTTTCTTGGTCCGCTAAGAAGCAACCAACGGTCGCATTAGCAACCATGGAAGCAGAGTACATGGCATTATCACACGCATGTACTCAGGCAATTTGGTTCTGTCAATTTTTCCAGGAACTATATTACCCAGCTGACGCTCCCACACTCATACTTTCAGACAACCTTGCCGCCCTAACGTTATCCGTTGAGTCGCAGTTCCACGGTCGTTCGAAGCACATCGACATTCGCCATCACTTCATGCGCGATACTATCGAGAAGCGTATGATCTCTACGCTGTATGTGCCATCGAACGAGAACCTAGCTGATGCGCTTACTAAAGCCCTACCAGCACCGCAATTTAATTACCTGACGAACGCGATTATGGGCGAACAGGTATTTGAAGGAcccgaagaggaagaagcggattAG
- a CDS encoding 4-oxalocrotonate tautomerase, whose amino-acid sequence MHRIYTTPGLYSVAEKQSLATAITEIYVSGGLPPFYVNVFFIEVPKDSYYIGGQPDDNFARFNVQHIARAFPDKPYKLRFMQAYEKALKPFTADKGVNWEVNVDEADPLVWHTNGVSPPAPDSEGEKLWAKLNKVVPFEGSAFKDLD is encoded by the exons ATGCACAGGATATACACCACCCCGGGCCTCTACTCTGTCGCCGAGAAACAATCCCTCGCAACCGCCATTACTGAGATTTATGTATCTGGTGGCCTACCCCCGTTCTATGTCAACGTTTTCTTCATTGAAGTACCCAAGGACTCCTACTATATCGGTGGACAGCCAGACGACAACTTTGCCCGCTTCAACGTCCAACACATCGCACGGGCCTTTCCCGATAAACCATACAAGCTCCGGTTCATGCAGGCATACGAGAAGGCTCTCAAGCCGTTTACCGCTGACAAGGGAGTCAACTGGGAG GTCAACGTGGACGAAGCGGATCCCTTGGTCTGGCATACGAACGGAGTATCCCCGCCTGCGCCCGATTCCGAGGGAGAGAAGCTGTGGGCGAAGCTGAACAAGGTGGTTCCCTTTGAGGGATCAGCATTCAAAGATCTTGATTGA
- a CDS encoding Retrotransposable element Tf2 protein produces MDNLDSCVEFVSVGLDSNKKPLLFINLHVQNSPADPIKTLIDSGATSNFISPSIVEKLKIPKTQLENPRVVRMLDGTLSQTGRIWHQVQLAVLANGHSHTIPFLVCPIGDTPAILGMTWLTAEAPLIDWQQGLVTFPEQVQIASEEEADSDPLADLPPQYHEFAKVFGEEEFKVLPPHREYDIAIDLVPDAKLSPGPIYGMTDAESKALKQHIDEELATGKIRPSTSSAGAPVMFVKKADGSLRLVVDYRKLNDVTHKNVYPLPRQDDLMAKLRHAKIFTKLDLRWGYNNVRIKEGDEWKTAFRTKYGLFEYLVMPFGLTNAPAAFQHFMNNLFRDLIDITVVIYLDDILIFSENPEDHPAHVREVLSRLMKNQLFCKLSKCHFHVTTVDYLGIVISPSGFSMDQKKVEAVTSWPQPRTVKQVQAFLGFVNYLRRFIPNFSSVARPLHNLTKKETPWSWGDLEEAAFQELKVLVTQSPVLIHSNPELPYYLETDASGVAMGAILSQRGPDNRLHPIAYMSKSFSGAEANYDTHNKELLAIIKALEEWRIFLEATDKPVQVFTDHRNLEYWMQAQTFNRRHARWRIFLSDFNFEIHYRPGKQSGKPDALSRRSDYIDAPPDPEVMLPSEVFANTSEAELEIVTEIREKLKDDPSLEPIIQFLTEDADNAPPSIRKAYRDYDWEEDLLWYRGKLAVPDSEALKERLLREFHDSPLAGHPGQQRTLELLSRNYWWPGMKSSAKEWVECCPICQANRRAHAPVIALKPLEVPPFPFHTISYDFITGFPRSNGHDAILVVIDSFSKFGHFIPTSKKVTAKGLADLFITHVWKLHGLPVRTISDRGTTFTGKFLRALYQRLGVRPAFSSAYHPESDRQTERVNQFIEFYLRSYVAADHSDWAAWLPLAEYAYNNAKHAATGKSPFELVYGRNPVMNPSNVPANVPEADAVADTLAREWKEAESALQMSKERMTRSQGVVPEFSIGEKVWLDGKNVDLRTNSNKLDPKRLGPFKVIEKISSHAYRLELPETLKIHDVFYVGLLSKSHESPSQPFPEQPPPETIEGEEEYEVEQIIDSKRQRGKWFYLIKWKGYGPEDNSWEPEELLEHSQEEIKRFNQARLRKACDAAKSL; encoded by the coding sequence ATGGACAATCTAGATAGTTgcgttgaatttgtatcagTTGGCCTTGATTCGAATAAAAAACCCCTACTATTTATCAACCTACACGTCCAGAACTCCCCGGCAGATCCTATTAAAACCCTTatagactcaggagccacgtCGAATTTTATCTCCCCctcgattgtggaaaaactgaaaatcccaaaaacccaactcgaaaatccacgagttgtgagaatgttagacgGTACCCtgtcccagactggtcgcatatggcaccaggttcaactcgcggttttggccaatggccactcaCACACAATTCCCTTCCTAGTCTGTCCCATTGGGGACACCCCGGCAATtttaggcatgacatggttgacggcagaagctcccctcattgactggcaacagggattggttaccttccctgaacaagtacAAATTGcctcagaagaggaagcggACTCGGACCCTTTAGCGGATctcccccctcagtaccatgagtttgctaaagtctttggcgaagaagaattcaaggtactccctccacatagggaataCGACATTgccatagaccttgtcccagatgccaaactgtCCCCTGGGCCCATATACGGAATGACTgacgcagaatccaaggcattgaaacaacacatcgatgaagaactagccacgggcaagatccgccccagtacctCATCCGCCGGAgcccccgtcatgtttgtcaaaaaagcTGATGGTTCTCTTAGGCTTGTTGTGGATTACAGAAAGCTCAATGATGTCACCCAtaagaacgtctacccactCCCCAGACAggacgacctcatggccaagttAAGGCATGCCAAGATATTCACCAAGTtggacttacgctggggctacaacaatgtacgaattaaggaaggagacgaatggaagacagcctttagaaccaaatacggcctcttcgaatacctagtcatgcccttcggcctcaccaatgcccctgcagcgttccaacacttcatgaacaacctgttccGGGATCTGATTGACATTACCGTGGTAATATACCTAGATGATATCCTCATTTTCTCAGAAAATCCAGAGGACCACCCGGCTCACGTCAGAGAAGTGTTGTCACGACttatgaagaaccagctTTTCTGCAAGCTATCAaaatgtcacttccacgtcacgaCGGTCGATTACCTTGGGATTGTTATATCCCCATCAGgcttttccatggatcagaagaaggtaGAAgcagtcacgtcatggcctCAGCCCAGAACggtcaaacaagtccaggcaTTCTTAGGCTTTGTCAACTATCTCCGACggttcattcccaacttcagctctgTCGCACGACCCTTGcataacctcaccaaaaaggaaaccccttggtcatggggagacctagaggaagcagcCTTCCAAGAGTTAAAGGTCCTAGTTACCCAGTCCCCGGTTCTGATTCACTCCAACCCCGAACTTCCCTATTACCTGGAAACGGACGCGTcaggagtagctatgggTGCCATCTTAAGCCAAAGAGGCCCAGATAATCGGTTACATCctattgcctatatgtccaaatcatTTTCAGGGGCGGaagctaattatgacacccacaacaaaGAGCTCCTGGCTATTATTAAGGcattggaggaatggaggatattcttggaggcaacggacaaaccggTACAAGTGTTCACGGACCATCGGAatctggaatactggatgcaggcacagaCATTCAACAGAAGGCACGCGcgatggcgtattttcctgagcgacttcaactttgaaatccactatcgccccggaaaacaatcaggaaaaccagacgcGCTATCCAGGAGATCAGATTACATAGACGCTCCCCCAGatccagaagtcatgctgccatcagaggtctttgccaacacatcagAAGCGGAACTCgagattgtcacagaaatccgAGAGAAGCTGAAGGACGACCCAtccctggaacccatcatccagttcctgacagaagatgcagaCAACGCCCCTCCTTCCATTCGCAAGGCATACagggattatgactgggaggaagaccttcTCTGGTACCGCGGTAAACTAGCTGTCCCAGATTCGGAAGCCCTAAAGGAACGTTTACTCAGGGAATTTCATGACTCACCCCTAGCAGGGCACCCGGGACAACAGAGGACCCTGGAGCTCCTAAgtcgcaactactggtggccaggtaTGAAGTCAtctgccaaggaatgggtggaatgttgCCCTATCTGTCAAGCCAACCGACGCGCTCACGCCCCTGTCATCgccctgaaacccttagaagttcccccctttccgttccacacaatatcctatgacttcatcacaggattccccaGGTCTAACGGGCACGACGCAATCTTGGTAGTAATCGACTCCTTCTCAAAGTttggacatttcatcccaacttCCAAAAAGGTTACCGCAAAAGGTCTTGCCGACTTGTTCATCActcacgtctggaaactccatggacTACCTGTCAGAACCATCTCAGATCGAGGGACTAccttcacagggaaattcttAAGGGCGTTATATCAGCGGCTTGGGGTCAGACCAGCATTTTCCTCGGCCTACCATCCAGAATCAGACAGACAAACTGAAAGGGTTAACCAATTTATCGAGTTCTACCTGCGCTCCTACGTTGCCGCTGACCACTCCGACTGGGCCGCATGGCTACCATTGGCAGAATAcgcatacaataatgccaaacatgCAGCAACAGGGAAGTCACCCTTCGAGCTGGTCTATGGACGAAACCCAGTCATGAACCCGTCCAACGTACCggccaacgtcccagaagcagacgcGGTAGCAGATACATTAGcccgggaatggaaggaagcagaatcAGCTCTCCAAATGagcaaagaacggatgacAAGAAGCCAAGGGGTAGTACCTGAGTTCTCAATAGgcgaaaaagtctggctggatggaaaaaacgtggaccttaggaccaattcaaataaACTGGACCCAAAACGCCTTGGGCCCTTCAAGGTCATAGAAAagatctccagccacgcctaccgcctggaactACCGGAAACtttgaaaatccatgacgtcttCTATGTTGGGTTACTATCAAAAAGCCACGAATCACCCAGTCAgccattcccagaacaacctccccctgagacaatagaaggggaagaagaatacgaggttgaacaaatcattgactctaaacgccaacggggaaaatggttctatttgataaagtggaaaggatacggTCCGGaggacaattcatgggaaccagaggagctattagaacacagccaggaagagatcaaacgcttcaaccaagctagactcagaaaggcttgtgacgccgccaagagcctttaa
- a CDS encoding Retrotransposon-derived protein PEG10, translated as MEPEPTLAALLEAIHTLTNQVGSLQAQVTSQGQQLAELKALCKETNDLVGDKDQGGAQAKPGPSTGPVTPPTHTGGEAPTPGTIRPGLKAPFRPSKGTGFDSEEEEEPRRAPKKEPRDTTRSLSSLTPFDTGSSVKRPKMELPDPYKGDTRGRKATQWLDRMLLWVALHRDQFDKEEQMVVWILYHMTNKAADWALPVIGTIIKGEGNPPTTIPALTAKFKEAFDDPDAKRAAARKIAALSQTTTTSEYVTEFRNLMAELDWNEEAYIAQFTRGLHWKVKELLSTKDSVPDELEAIFAASIKIDNIRRENEENRPKKAPAKSPVTATTSTSTTTTRVRLSEDPNYVTPEERDRRRASGLCVKCGQKGHGIKQCPNGWKATIKEVAKVAEDESGKD; from the coding sequence atggaaccggagccgacccttgccgctctcctcgaggctatccaTACCCTCACCAACCAAGTCGGGTCCTTACAGGCCCAAGTCacatcccaaggccaacagcttgcGGAGCTCAAAGCcttatgcaaggaaaccaatgACCTCGTTGGCGATaaggaccaaggaggagcccaagccaagcctggcccatcgactgggcctgtcaccccccCCACTcacacagggggagaagctcccactccaggaacgattaggcctgggctcaaggcaccCTTCCGCCCATCAAAAGGCACCGGgtttgactcagaggaagaagaagaacccCGGCGggctcccaaaaaagagcctcgcGACACAACTAGGAgtctcagctccctcacaCCATTTGACACAGGGTCTTCCGTAAAAAGGCCAAAAATGGAGCTTCCAGACCCTTATAAAGGCGATACAAGGGGACGTAAGGCCACTCAATGGCTTGATAGAATGCTACTCTGGGTTGCCCTCCACAGGGACCAGTTTGACaaagaggagcagatggtcgtCTGGAtattataccacatgaccaaCAAGGCCGCCGACTGGGCACTCCCTGTAATAgggacaatcatcaagggagaaggtaacccgcctaccaccatcccagCCTTAACGgcaaaattcaaggaggcctttgatgacccagatgccaagcGGGCCGCGGCCAGAAAAATAGCCGCCCTCTCCCAAACCACAACCacctccgagtacgtcacggagttccgcaacttgatggcggaattagactggaacgaggaggcctacattgcgcagttcacgcgaggcctccattggaaggtcaaggaactactgTCGACCAAGGATAGCGTTCCTGACGAGCTCGAGGCAATTTTCGCGGCCTCCATTAAAATTGATAACATTCGCCGCgagaatgaggagaaccgccctaaGAAGGCACCCGCTAagtccccggtcaccgcgaccacttccacctctaccaccaccactagggtccgcctatccgaggaccccaactacgtaaccccggaggaaagggatcgTCGCCGTGCGTCCGGCCTATGCGTCAAATGTGGACAGAAGGGGCACggaatcaaacaatgcccgaacggttggaaagccacaattaaggaggtagccaaggtggctgaggacgagtcgggaaaagattga
- a CDS encoding metal resistance protein YCF1 encodes MPSAGTTNPSPHAAARRATADDIQELRTKYTLLESSVQDLEEAYAANRQLCSKVVHLEAQLSTLGDTVQSLLEFKSQATKLLQVLVSNHGVDKLKAQVLSLALQSNNPNTFLKSVVDGENPSDETNGDGGNTLLPLGSTHADTKMNSEQLQLQLQDCQPMKTVCTKVLLHLFGAIKELKPELILYPHGLTWNEPGWPGEGVGDECRPFLWFDFTKPPNDPINVKGFKEYCKFVRNWGAEQVPAATNIIAKATNATIQEQCQMKYKYKAKKYKQYLKERSQGDVPPTDNQPEESGNTGEMAQVPARRKRKTAYYWSRAKAKLKAQAWKLSKMVIPYSTMELQTFLTPSAQLDNESKYKILQDGTKRKTGQYITHGWSFMSKQFKNLKELVDAVADPEPPVHGFQP; translated from the exons ATGCCAAGTGCCGGAACCACGAATCCGTCGCCTCATGCAGCAGCACGGCGGGCCACGGCTGACGATATTCAAGAGTTACGAACCAAGTATACACTTCTTGAGAGCTCAGTTCAAGATCTCGAAGAAGCCTACGCAGCAAATAGGCAACTTTGCTCTAAGGTTGTACACTTAGAAGCTCAGCTAAGCACGCTTGGAGATACAGTACAAAGCTTACTAGAATTCAAATCCCAAGCGACAAAGCTGCTACAAGTCCTAGTGTCCAATCATGGTGTTGATAAACTAAAAGCCCAAGTTTTGTCTCTGGCGTTACAGTCTAACAACCCAAACACGTTTCTGAAGTCTGTTGTGGATGGAGAAAATCCATCAGATGAAACCAACGGGGACGGAGGAAATACGCTATTACCGTTGGGGAGTACGCATGCAGATACCAAGATGAATTCAGAACAACTTCAGCTTCAACTTCAAGATTGCCAACCAATGAAA ACTGTTTGCACAAAGGTGTTATTGCACCTGTTTGGGGCAATTAAGGAACTGAAGCCAGAGCTTATACTGTATCCTCATGGACTCACTTGGAATGAACCTGGTTGGCCTGGAGAAGGCGTTGGAGATGAATGCCGCCCGTTCCTTTGGTTTGATTTTACCAAACCACCCAATGACCCTATCAACGTCAAAGGCTTCAAGGAATACTGTAAGTTTGTTCGTAATTGGGGCGCAGAGCAAGTTCCAGCGGCAACCAATATTATTGCAAAGGCAACCAATGCAACCATCCAGGAGCAATGCCAAATGAAGTATAAATACAAGGCCAAGAAATACAAACAATACCTGAAAGAGCGCAGCCAAGGTGATGTCCCACCCACAGACAATCAACCTGAAGAGAGCGGGAATACTGGTGAAATGGCGCAGGTGCCGGCccggaggaagaggaagactgCTTACTATTGGTCCAGAGCCAAAGCG AAGCTGAAAGCACAAGCTTGGAAGCTCAGCAAGATGGTTATACCATACTCCACTATGGAGTTACAAACCTTCTTAACGCCCAGTGCTCAATTGGACAATGAGAGCAAGTACAAAATTCTACAAGACGGAACCAAGCGCAAGACTGGTCAATATATCACTCATGGATGGTCATTCATGAGCAAACAA TTCAAAAATCTGAAGGAACTTGTTGATGCAGTGGCTGACCCAGAGCCTCCTGTTCATGGATTTCAACCTTGA